From a region of the Oryza sativa Japonica Group chromosome 6, ASM3414082v1 genome:
- the LOC4342026 gene encoding arogenate dehydrogenase 2, chloroplastic codes for MAMSCSSSSSSVRLRLNLAPSRRRIAAPANLQVLRRVGVAAASIRLRAARATGGDARQPFDHVPRGVEEVGEMEEDEERRRRRGLKIAVVGFGNYGQFLTRTLVRQGHTVLAHSRSDYSAVAAELGATYFTDAHDLVECHPDVVLLVTSILSAEAVLRSLPVHRLRRDTLFADVLSVKEFPRNLLLGTLPEEFDIICTHPMFGPESAGDGWGGLPFVFDKVRVGDCPARRARAEAFLDIFAREGCRMVEMSCAEHDAHAAETQFLTHTVGRTLAMLELQTTPINTKGYETLLRLVDNTCSDSFDLYNGLFMYNNNSTELLNRLEWAMDSVKKRLFDGLHDVLRRQLFEGSPPLDSVSAAAAGSPPDDAPIDGDLDSDNEEEQSE; via the coding sequence ATGGCGATGTCgtgctcttcctcctcctcctccgtgcgCCTCCGATTGAATCTAgcgccctcccgccgccgaaTCGCCGCTCCCGCCAACCTCCAGGTGCTCCGGCGCGTGGGAGTGGCGGCGGCTTCAATCCGGCTTCGTGCCGCCCGCGCCACGGGAGGTGATGCACGGCAACCGTTCGACCATGTGCCTCGCGGCGTTGAGGAGGTTGGTgagatggaggaggacgaggagcggcggaggcggaggggtcTCAAGATCGCCGTCGTGGGGTTTGGGAACTATGGGCAGTTCCTGACCAGGACGCTGGTGCGGCAGGGGCACACCGTCCTGGCGCACTCGCGCTCAGACTACTCCGCCGTGGCGGCCGAGCTCGGCGCGACGTACTTCACCGACGCGCACGATCTCGTCGAGTGCCACCCGGATGTGGTGCTCCTCGTCACCTCCATCCTCTCCGCCGAGGCCGTCCTCCGCTCGCTCCccgtccaccgcctccgccgcgacaCCCTCTTCGCCGACGTGCTCTCCGTCAAGGAGTTCCCCAGGAACCTCCTCCTCGGCACGCTCCCGGAGGAGTTCGACATCATCTGCACCCACCCTATGTTCGGCCCGGAGTCCGCGGGCGACGGGTGGGGCGGCCTCCCCTTCGTGTTCGACAAGGTCCGCGTCGGCGACTGCccggcgcgccgcgcccgcgccgaggcCTTCCTCGACATCTTCGCGCGCGAGGGCTGCCGCATGGTGGAGATGAGCTGCGCCGAGCACGACGCGCACGCCGCCGAGACGCAGTTCCTCACCCACACCGTCGGACGAACACTCGCCATGCTGGAGCTCCAAACAACTCCGATCAACACCAAGGGGTACGAGACGCTGCTCCGCCTCGTCGACAACACCTGCAGCGACAGCTTCGACCTCTACAATGGCCTCTTCATGTACAACAACAACTCCACCGAGCTCCTCAACCGCCTCGAATGGGCCATGGATTCCGTCAAGAAGAGGCTCTTCGACGGCCTCCACGACGTGCTCCGGCGGCAGCTCTTCGAGGGCTCGCCGCCGTTGgactccgtctccgccgccgcagccgggtCGCCGCCGGATGACGCACCAATCGATGGCGATCTTGACAGCGACAACGAGGAGGAGCAATCGGAGTAA